One Solanum pennellii chromosome 9, SPENNV200 DNA segment encodes these proteins:
- the LOC107030991 gene encoding 60S ribosomal protein L22-3-like, which translates to MSRAAAAAVKGGKKKGASFVIDCSKPVEDSIMEIASLDKFLQERIKVGGKAGALGDSVTVTRDKNKITVTCNSTFSKRYLKYLVKKYLKKNNVRDWLRVIASNKDRNVYELRYFNIAENEADEED; encoded by the exons ATGAGCcgagcagcagcagcagcagtgAAGGGTGGAAAGAAGAAGGGGGCGAGCTTCGTCATTGACTGTTCGAAGCCAGTAGAAGACAGTATCATGGAGATTGCTTCTCTTGACAAGTTCCTTCAAGAGAGGATTAAGGTTGGTGGAAAAGCTGGTGCTCTTGGGGATTCCGTTACTGTTACTCGTGACAAGAACAAGATCACCGTCACCTGCAACTCAACTTTTTCCAAGAG GTACCTCAAATACCTCGTCAAAAAGTACTTGAAGAAAAATAACGTCAGGGATTGGCTTAGGGTGATTGCTTCCAACAAGGACAGGAATGTTTATGAATTGCGCTACTTCAACATTGCTGAGAATGAAGCAGATGAAGAAGATTAA
- the LOC107030990 gene encoding pentatricopeptide repeat-containing protein At3g62890 has protein sequence MKISTRKLISLRHPSLNLWHPTVDCFTWNTLIRAYVQRTHQPSSPTHTPLSIFLRMRFRGVHIDYYTFPFLLQSVHSPPHLQLGRSIHSQVLVFGFSSDPFVQTSLISMYTACGDVGSAREVFDEMSQRDLPAWNSIVNANVKAGLLSVARELFVKMPSRNVVSWSSMLDGYVRWGKCEEALELFNQMMKENEVMPNEYTMAILLAACEQLGSLEHGKWAHACVYKLGMKINVVLGTSLIEMYAKCGSIVRARLVFENLGSKKDVMAWSAMISGLAKHGHWEDCLCLFSNMVDSGVTPDDITFLGVLSACVHGGLVSQGKDLFERMSKEFGISPSVQHYGCMIDLYGKAGLIDEAWDLLNTMPMKPDGLIWGALLSGARICGDIETCEIALNKIIEQDPTNSAAYVLLSNVYAKMGRWKDAGDIRNVMETKKVHKVPGRSSIEINANIQ, from the coding sequence ATGAAGATATCAACCAGAAAGCTCATATCTTTAAGGCACCCTTCTCTCAATCTATGGCATCCAACTGTCGATTGTTTCACTTGGAATACTCTGATCAGAGCCTATGTTCAACGAACTCATCAACCTTCAAGCCCCACCCATACCCCACTCTCCATCTTCCTCCGAATGCGCTTCCGTGGCGTCCATATTGACTACTACACCTTCCCTTTTCTCCTCCAGTCCGTCCATTCTCCACCACACCTCCAATTGGGACGATCCATTCACTCACAAGTTCTTGTTTTTGGTTTTTCATCCGACCCATTTGTCCAAACTTCGCTAATCAGTATGTACACTGCTTGTGGCGATGTGGGTTCTGCACGGGAGGTGTTTGATGAAATGTCTCAACGGGACTTGCCTGCGTGGAATTCTATTGTGAATGCGAATGTGAAAGCAGGTTTGCTTAGTGTTGCGCGTGAGCTGTTTGTTAAAATGCCTAGTAGAAATGTTGTGTCTTGGAGTAGTATGTTGGATGGTTATGTGAGGTGGGGTAAGTGTGAAGAAGCATTGGAGTTGTTTAATCAGATGATGAAGGAAAATGAAGTTATGCCTAATGAGTATACCATGGCTATTTTGCTTGCGGCTTGTGAGCAGTTGGGTTCACTTGAGCATGGGAAATGGGCTCATGCTTGTGTTTACAAGCTTGGGATGAAGATAAATGTTGTACTTGGCACTTCGTTGATTGAGATGTATGCTAAATGTGGGAGTATAGTCCGGGCAAGattagtttttgaaaatttgggtTCGAAGAAGGATGTAATGGCTTGGAGTGCCATGATCTCAGGTCTTGCGAAGCATGGACACTGGGAAGATTGTCTCTGTTTGTTTTCAAATATGGTTGATAGCGGAGTAACACCTGATGATATCACGTTCTTAGGTGTTCTTTCTGCTTGTGTACATGGAGGATTGGTGAGTCAAGGGAAGGACCTGTTTGAGAGGATGAGTAAAGAGTTTGGTATTTCGCCTTCAGTTCAGCATTATGGTTGTATGATTGACCTTTATGGCAAAGCTGGTTTGATCGATGAAGCGTGGGATCTTCTGAATACAATGCCTATGAAACCAGATGGGCTTATTTGGGGAGCTCTTCTTAGTGGAGCTAGGATATGTGGAGATATTGAAACATGTGAGATTGCACTCAACAAAATAATAGAGCAAGATCCCACAAATAGTGCAGCTTATGTTCTTCTCTCCAATGTCTACGCTAAGATGGGTCGGTGGAAAGATGCTGGGGACATCAGAAACGTTATGGAGACGAAGAAGGTACATAAAGTTCCTGGGCGTAGTTCTATAGAGATCAATGCAAATATCCAGTAG
- the LOC107030989 gene encoding blue-light photoreceptor PHR2, whose product MDPKNQFSDNSEAQTPQEEQQQTPILPIASISLALSTILPTHFLNPPKISTLFNKPNKVKIPTQVSSLTNLSLSASSLPPTNSKFKSTISANPLQNTLTLNPLRPSEPSNAAGLRRASIVWFRNDLRVHDNECLNAAHNESMSVLAVYCFDPRDYGKSSSGFDKTGPYRASFLIESVADLRKNLQARGSDLVVRIGKPETVLVELAKAVGAEAVYAHREVSHDEVKGEDKIDAVMKDEGLEVKYFWGSTLYHVDDLPFKLEQMPTNYGGFREKVQGLEVRKTIEALDQLRGLPARGDVEPGEIPSLVDLGLNPSATMGQNGKSAANASLVGGENEALQRLRKFAAECQAQPSKENKDGTTDSIYGANFSCKISPWLAMGCLSPRSMFDELKKSTSRTISAASAKKDGGSGTGLNWLMYELLWRDFFRFITKKYSAAKQNSVAPVTTCVGAAA is encoded by the exons ATGGATCCAAAGAATCAATTTTCCGATAACTCAGAAGCCCAAACACCTCAAGAAGAACAACAGCAGACACCCATCTTACCGATAGCTTCAATTTCACTTGCTTTATCCACAATCCTTCCAACCCATTTCCTTAATCCTCCTAAAATCTCAACCCTTTTCAACAAACCAAACAAAGTCAAAATCCCGACTCAAGTTTCATCTCTTACAAATCTCTCACTTTCAGCTTCTTCTCTTCCACCTACGAATTCCAAATTCAAGTCCACTATTTCTGCTAACCCTCTTCAAAATACTCTAACTCTTAACCCTCTTCGTCCTTCTGAGCCTTCTAATGCTGCTGGGCTTCGACGAGCGTCGATTGTTTGGTTCCGTAACGATCTTCGTGTTCATGATAATGAGTGTCTTAACGCGGCTCATAATGAGTCCATGTCTGTATTGGCTGTTTACTGTTTTGACCCGAGAGATTATGGGAAATCCTCATCTGGGTTTGATAAAACTGGGCCGTATAGGGCTAGTTTTTTGATTGAATCTGTTGCTGACCTTAGGAAGAATCTACAGGCAAGAGGGTCTGATCTTGTTGTTAGAATTGGGAAGCCGGAGACTGTGTTGGTGGAATTAGCTAAAGCTGTTGGAGCTGAAGCTGTGTATGCTCATAGGGAGGTTTCACATGATGAGGTTAAAGGGGAAGATAAGATTGATGCTGTAATGAAGGATGAGGGTTTGGAGGTGAAGTATTTCTGGGGTAGTACATTGTATCATGTTGATGATTTGCCTTTTAAGTTGGAGCAAATGCCTACGAATTACGGAGGCTTTAGGGAGAAAGTGCAGGGATTGGAGGTAAGGAAGACAATTGAGGCATTGGATCAATTGAGGGGACTGCCTGCTAGAGGTGATGTGGAACCTGGGGAGATTCCTTCTTTGGTTGATTTGGGGCTCAATCCTAGTGCCACCATGGGTCAG AATGGAAAATCAGCTGCTAATGCTTCCCTTGTGGGAGGAGAGAATGAAGCACTGCAAAGACTTAGAAAATTTGCAGCAGAATGTCAGGCCCAACCCAGTAAGGAAAACAAGGATGGCACAACTGACAGCATATATGGTGCAAACTTTTCTTGCAAAATATCGCCTTGGTTAGCTATGGGATGTCTCTCACCCCGTTCCATGTTTGATGAATTGAAAAAGTCCACTTCAAG AACGATTTCTGCTGCCTCTGCCAAGAAAGATGGTGGTAGTGGCACTGGGCTGAACTGGCTGATGTACGAGCTGTTATGGAGGGATTTTTTCAG ATTCATCACCAAGAAATATAGTGCTGCAAAACAAAATAGTGTTGCTCCAGTAACTACTTGCGTAGGAGCTGCTGCTTAA
- the LOC107029419 gene encoding gamma-tubulin complex component 4: MLHELLLALLGYTGDLIIDVREQQEQSGAQVPLSPDAPISQQPTFKLAPDVSFVQPSERDVIERIITLGFYYRELDRFAAKSRNLSWIRSPNESPLLRTSQLLKGKASKQSLYRRAIANGIVEVLSVYRSAVLHIEQKLLSDALPIVATLTQGLNKFFVLLPPLFELILEIERDNIYGGKLLNLLHKRCHCGVPELQTCIQRLLWHGHQVMYNQLASWVVYGILHDPYKEFYISSQDDKDSEQESASNLLEKVTRLSVADTSLNDWHLGFHISLDMLPEYITMHVVESILFAGKAVRVLRNPSPGFQFKDGSSHQQIQRAFQRTQGYTMTISFQNNSLDKMLIGEDLLPQAEADKIESMLQDLKESSEFHKRSFENAIDTIKAVAASHLWQLVVVRADLNGHLKALKDYFLLEKGDFFQSFLEESRQLMRLPPRQSTAEADLMVPFQLAALKTIGEEDRYFSRVSLRMPSFGVALKPSPIDQPKVKVNKDGDSVGHPDASLEVSLDGWDGISLEYSIDWPLQLFVTPEVLSKYQRIFQYLLRLKRTQMELEKSWAFAMHQDHIDFAKLRSDSRKSSVPQHRRQRLRPMWHVREHMAFLIRNLQFYIQVDVIESQWNVLQSHIQNSHDFTELVGFHQEYLAALISQSFLDIGSVSRILDGIMKLCLQFCWKIENDESNRTTSELEHIAEEFNKKSNSLYTILRSSRLAGSQRAPFLRQFLLRLNFNSFFEATARGVLNVVNPRPSVSVLQ; the protein is encoded by the exons ATGCTGCACGAACTCTTACTTGCCCTGTTGGGTTACACCGGAGATCTCATCATCGACGTTAGAGAACAACAAGAACAATCGGGGGCCCAAGTTCCTTTATCACCAGATGCACCCATTTCTCAACAACCCACTTTTAAGCTTGCTCCTGATGTCTCCTTCGTTCAACCCAGTGAAAG GGATGTCATTGAGAGGATTATTACTCTAGGATTTTACTACAGGGAGCTAGATCGCTTTGCAGCCAAGTCGCGTAATTTAAGTTGGATTAGGTCCCCCAATGAGTCACCTCTGTTGAGGACATCCCAACTATTGAAAGGAAAAGCATCAAAGCAGAGTCTGTACAGGAGGGCCATTGCGAATGGTATTGTTGAGGTGTTGTCAGTTTATAGGTCTGCTGTTCTCCACATTGAGCAAAAGTTACTATCTGATGCACTGCCTATCGTGGCAACACTTACTCAAGGCCTCAATAAG ttcttCGTTCTTTTGCCTCCTCTGTTTGAGTTGATTCTAGAGATTGAACGTGATAACATTTATGGAGGGAAACTTCTCAACCTTTTACACAAACGTTGCCACTGTGGGGTTCCTGAATTACAGACATGCATTCAGAG GCTTCTATGGCATGGGCATCAGGTCATGTACAATCAGCTTGCTTCTTGGGTGGTTTATGGAATTCTTCATGATCCATATAAAGAATTCTACATCAGCAG TCAGGATGACAAAGACTCTGAACAGGAATCAGCTTCAAATTTGCTTGAGAAAGTGACACGCTTGTCAGTTGCTGATACATCTTTAAATGATTGGCACCTGGGCTTCCATATTTCTTTg GATATGCTGCCAGAGTATATTACCATGCATGTCGTGGAATCCATTCTTTTTGCAGGAAAAGCTGTTAGGGTTCTTCGCAATCCAAGTCCTGGTTTTCAATTTAAGGATGGTTCATCTCATCAGCAAATACAAAGAGCATTTCAAAGGACCCAAGGATATACAATGACGATTTCTTTCCAGAATAACTCCTTGGATAAAATGTTAATTGGAGAAGATTTACTCCCACAAGCAGAGGCTGATAAGATTGAATCTATGCTTCAAGACTTAAAG GAGTCGTCTGAATTCCACAAGAGATCATTCGAGAATGCCATTGACACAATTAAAGCAGTTGCAGCCAGTCATCTGTGGCAG CTTGTTGTTGTGCGCGCCGATTTAAATGGGCACTTAAAGGCTCTTAAAGACTATTTTCTTTTGGAAAAGGGTGATTTCTTCCAG AGTTTCCTTGAGGAGAGTCGCCAGCTGATGCGTTTACCACCTCGCCAATCTACTGCAGAAGCTGATCTTATGGTCCCATTTCAACTA GCTGCTTTAAAGACTATTGGTGAAGAGGATAGATACTTTTCAAGGGTGTCTTTGCG GATGCCATCATTTGGAGTCGCTCTGAAACCCTCACCAATTGATCAGCCCAAGGTAAAAGTGAACAAAGATGGAGACTCAGTGGGTCACCCAGATGCTTCCTTGGAGGTGTCCCTTGATGGATGGGATGGCATTTCCCTTGAATATTCTATTGATTGGCCATTACAGCTGTTTGTAACGCCGGAAGTTCTATCCAA GTATCAAAGGATATTCCAGTATCTGCTCCGTCTTAAAAGGACACAAATGGAGTTGGAAAAATCATGGGCTTTTGCTATGCATCAAGATCATATTGATTTTGCTAAACTTCGAAGTGACTCTAGAAAGTCATCAGTGCCCCAGCATCGAAGGCAACGCCTTAGACCAATGTGGCATGTTAGAGAGCACATGGCCTTCTTGATCAGAAATCTTCAATTCTATATTCAG GTGGATGTGATAGAATCTCAGTGGAACGTTTTGCAATCTCATATTCAGAATTCTCATGATTTCACGGAACTTGTGGGCTTTCATCAAGA ATACTTGGCTGCGCTAATTTCACAATCTTTCTTGGACATCGGTTCTGTCTCAAGAATTCTGGATGGAATCATGAAACTATGCTTGCAGTTCTGTTGGAAGATCGAAAATGACGAAAGCAATAGAACTACTAGTGAACTGGAGCACATAGCTGAG GAGTTCAACAAAAAATCAAACTCCCTATACACGATACTCCGAAGTAGCAGGCTTGCTGGGAGCCAGAGAGCTCCATTCCTTAGACAATTTCTTTTGAGACTAAACTTCAATTCCTTCTTTGAG GCAACTGCAAGAGGGGTGCTCAATGTTGTCAACCCTCGCCCATCCGTATCTGTTCTGCAGTga